Proteins encoded together in one candidate division WOR-3 bacterium window:
- a CDS encoding PorV/PorQ family protein — translation MKRTVIWLALIFVLSPMGVYASQNPGAVFLMIWPGARPTSLAGAFTAISDDASSVYYNPGGLAFLQGTNVTLMHCNWLPGLWPGMYYEYLGIAHNFQGRGTAGFNVIYLTTGETDVINERGDFLGRYTTFDASPALAYGFPVLPNLGVGLSAKLIYSFLVPDWVWKAMPELGIEQGGTGITWAFDAGTLYKPFDFLAVGLAVANLGPNISYTSSGESDPLPRMLRLGLAYYPLKHEIFSVCITPEISKILVGAFSDSTKTFGQQISSEWRDAWKSLGVEAGARYGPVAGFLRAGYFEDITGQRGGIVFEREGQGTYHYSFWDVLTRRGLGKFKSLGFTVGGGIGFQRFQFDVGVDQFIYDFPTSNYKFSFSYQF, via the coding sequence ATGAAACGAACAGTTATCTGGCTGGCTTTGATTTTTGTTCTCAGTCCGATGGGAGTTTACGCCAGCCAGAACCCCGGTGCGGTTTTCTTGATGATTTGGCCTGGAGCGCGGCCGACTTCGCTCGCTGGTGCCTTTACCGCAATCAGCGACGACGCTTCAAGTGTGTACTACAACCCCGGTGGGTTGGCTTTTCTTCAGGGAACTAATGTGACCTTGATGCATTGTAACTGGTTACCAGGACTCTGGCCCGGGATGTACTATGAGTATCTTGGGATTGCACACAATTTTCAAGGACGCGGGACCGCGGGGTTTAATGTTATCTACCTTACGACCGGTGAAACCGATGTGATAAATGAGCGGGGTGATTTTCTGGGCCGATATACTACATTTGATGCCTCACCCGCCCTTGCTTATGGTTTTCCTGTTTTGCCGAATTTAGGTGTGGGTTTGTCTGCTAAGTTAATTTACTCCTTTTTGGTTCCGGATTGGGTCTGGAAGGCGATGCCCGAACTGGGGATTGAACAAGGGGGAACCGGCATTACCTGGGCATTTGATGCTGGCACCCTTTACAAACCTTTTGACTTTCTCGCTGTGGGGTTGGCAGTGGCTAACCTCGGGCCTAACATTTCTTATACCTCTTCGGGTGAATCGGACCCTTTGCCCCGGATGCTGCGGCTTGGTTTAGCCTATTATCCTTTAAAGCACGAGATTTTCTCCGTCTGCATTACGCCCGAGATATCTAAGATTCTGGTCGGGGCGTTTTCCGATTCTACGAAAACTTTTGGCCAGCAAATTTCCAGTGAGTGGCGCGACGCCTGGAAAAGTTTAGGGGTTGAAGCCGGGGCTCGTTACGGACCGGTAGCCGGATTTCTACGGGCAGGTTATTTTGAAGACATCACCGGTCAAAGGGGCGGAATTGTTTTTGAGCGAGAGGGTCAGGGCACTTACCATTACAGTTTCTGGGATGTTTTAACCCGGCGCGGTCTTGGCAAATTCAAATCCCTGGGGTTTACCGTTGGCGGCGGTATTGGGTTTCAACGATTTCAGTTTGACGTCGGCGTGGACCAGTTCATCTACGACTTCCCTACGAGTAACTACAAGTTTTCCTTTTCTTACCAGTTTTAA